One stretch of Gammaproteobacteria bacterium DNA includes these proteins:
- the lexA gene encoding transcriptional repressor LexA, with product MKLTDRQQEILDLIRRYLDEYGHPPTRADICEALGFSSPNAAESHLRALEKKGAIEIAPGTSRGIRLLNEVAGLPVVGRVAAGAPILAEQNIEDHYHLDPALFSPRAHYLLRVRGMSMRDIGILNNDLLVVHRTPEARSGEVVVARINDEVTVKRYRRRGSKVTLLPENDGFDPIEVDLRRDEFAIEGLAVGVLRNGQRL from the coding sequence GTGAAACTGACCGATCGCCAACAGGAAATCCTCGACCTGATTCGCCGCTACCTGGACGAATACGGCCATCCGCCGACGCGTGCCGATATTTGCGAGGCGCTGGGATTCAGTTCGCCCAACGCGGCCGAGTCCCACCTGCGGGCACTGGAAAAAAAGGGTGCTATCGAGATTGCGCCCGGCACCTCGCGTGGTATTCGCCTGTTAAACGAGGTGGCCGGTTTGCCGGTGGTGGGTCGCGTGGCCGCCGGCGCGCCGATCCTGGCCGAGCAGAATATCGAGGATCATTACCATCTGGACCCGGCATTGTTTTCACCGCGTGCCCACTACCTGTTGCGGGTGCGCGGCATGAGCATGCGCGATATTGGCATTCTCAATAATGATCTGCTGGTGGTGCATCGCACGCCCGAGGCGCGCAGTGGTGAAGTGGTGGTGGCGCGCATCAATGACGAGGTAACGGTCAAGCGTTACCGGCGTCGTGGCAGCAAGGTGACACTGTTGCCGGAGAATGACGGGTTTGATCCCATCGAGGTGGACTTGCGTCGTGACGAGTTTGCCATCGAAGGCCTGGC
- a CDS encoding VOC family protein translates to MTALTEGIHHLGLTVPDVEQTATFFTGTLGFTELRRRPDYPAIFISDGSIMLTLWQAQDNAPTIPFDRRHNVGLHHFALKVASLDRLQEIHALLKQHTDANIEFAPELLREGPAQHMMCVIPGGIRLEFIWPGQ, encoded by the coding sequence GTGACCGCATTGACCGAAGGCATTCACCACCTGGGACTGACCGTGCCCGACGTGGAACAAACGGCGACGTTTTTCACCGGCACACTGGGCTTTACCGAGCTGCGTCGACGCCCGGACTACCCGGCCATTTTTATCAGCGACGGCAGCATTATGCTGACCCTGTGGCAGGCACAGGACAATGCGCCAACGATTCCCTTTGATCGCAGGCACAACGTCGGCCTGCATCACTTCGCGCTCAAGGTCGCCAGCCTGGACAGGCTGCAGGAAATACACGCATTACTGAAACAACATACCGACGCCAACATTGAATTTGCGCCAGAGCTGCTACGCGAAGGCCCGGCACAACACATGATGTGTGTCATACCGGGTGGTATACGACTGGAATTTATCTGGCCCGGACAATAA
- a CDS encoding GFA family protein, whose product MADKTINGSCLCGNVRYQYKGEPLAFQYCHCSRCRKFTGSAHAANIIIKPDQFEWLSGEDQVGRYELPDAKHFATGFCKTCGSSTPWINKSGRALIIPAGTLDDDPGTRPVQNIFFGSRAPWYVDASELMKWYELPENKYYISPH is encoded by the coding sequence ATGGCCGACAAAACCATTAACGGCAGTTGTTTATGTGGCAACGTACGCTATCAATATAAAGGGGAACCGTTGGCATTCCAGTATTGTCATTGTTCACGCTGCCGGAAGTTTACCGGCTCGGCACATGCCGCCAATATCATCATCAAGCCGGATCAATTCGAATGGCTAAGTGGTGAAGACCAGGTTGGTCGCTATGAACTTCCGGATGCCAAACACTTCGCCACCGGCTTCTGCAAGACATGTGGCTCATCGACACCGTGGATCAACAAAAGCGGTCGCGCCCTGATTATCCCGGCCGGCACGCTCGACGATGACCCCGGAACCCGGCCGGTGCAGAACATATTCTTCGGTAGTCGCGCGCCCTGGTATGTGGATGCCAGTGAATTGATGAAATGGTATGAGCTGCCGGAGAACAAATATTACATCTCGCCACACTAA